The Thermoplasma acidophilum DSM 1728 genome includes a window with the following:
- a CDS encoding pyruvoyl-dependent arginine decarboxylase, which yields MSGFVPTHIFFTRGVGRGETQLVSFEAALRDAGIAPYNLSSISSIFPPHAEMITREEGLKKLSPGQILFTVLARNTSNELNRMVSAAIGYAIPRDRSKWGYLSEHHSFGETEKVAGSFAEKLAAEMLASTIGSSAQLAYDKQKEEYVLEDKILTTGSISSTAVVLESGEWTTVVAAAVLIVE from the coding sequence ATGTCAGGATTCGTGCCGACGCACATATTCTTTACCAGAGGCGTGGGAAGGGGAGAGACGCAGCTGGTGTCATTCGAGGCTGCGCTCAGGGATGCAGGTATAGCACCTTACAACCTGTCAAGCATAAGCTCAATATTTCCGCCTCATGCGGAGATGATAACGAGAGAGGAAGGGCTGAAGAAGCTCAGCCCTGGCCAGATACTGTTCACTGTTCTGGCGCGGAACACGTCCAACGAGCTGAACAGGATGGTATCGGCGGCCATAGGCTACGCGATTCCCAGGGACAGGAGCAAGTGGGGCTACCTCAGCGAGCACCACAGCTTCGGCGAGACCGAGAAGGTTGCGGGGTCCTTCGCTGAGAAGCTGGCTGCGGAGATGCTTGCCTCCACGATAGGATCCTCTGCCCAGCTGGCGTATGATAAGCAGAAGGAGGAATATGTCCTTGAGGATAAGATACTCACGACCGGTTCAATATCATCGACAGCCGTTGTGCTTGAATCCGGTGAATGGACGACCGTGGTCGCCGCTGCTGTACTCATAGTGGAGTGA
- a CDS encoding 2-hydroxyacid dehydrogenase, with protein sequence MKVLVVVPNFLPLDQIRSAVSTITQDVEVRTDTDFDRSDAEILIVTTFTPVNGDLLKKMPRLRFVQVASIGYDNVDMNAMKKNGIMVSNIPTASADSVAEHALSMVLSLIKDQRFLDAEIRSGRWPRITRSSDLMGKTFGIVGMGSIGRALAARLLPFKVAIIYNDTKRMSEAEEEEYGATFVSLDRLLSDSDVISVHVPLNETTRHMFNSSRFGLMKDGAIFINTSRGEVVVEKDLIEAIQKKGIRAGLDVFEHEPPDPNSPLFRLENTLFSPHIAGVTAESQMRFFRETIANVMRYMQGYDPNFRVI encoded by the coding sequence ATGAAAGTACTGGTCGTAGTCCCGAATTTTCTCCCCCTGGATCAGATAAGATCCGCTGTGTCAACCATAACCCAGGACGTCGAGGTCCGGACGGATACAGATTTCGACAGGAGCGATGCTGAGATTCTCATCGTCACCACGTTCACGCCTGTTAACGGAGATCTGCTGAAGAAGATGCCCAGGCTGAGATTCGTGCAGGTTGCCAGCATAGGATATGACAACGTTGATATGAACGCCATGAAGAAAAACGGTATCATGGTCTCCAACATACCCACTGCAAGTGCGGACAGCGTGGCCGAGCATGCTCTCTCCATGGTTCTGTCTCTGATCAAGGATCAGCGCTTCCTGGACGCTGAGATAAGGTCCGGCCGCTGGCCGAGAATAACAAGATCGTCGGATCTGATGGGCAAGACGTTCGGCATAGTCGGCATGGGTTCCATAGGGCGCGCCCTCGCTGCCAGGCTTCTGCCGTTCAAGGTGGCGATAATCTACAACGATACGAAGAGGATGAGCGAGGCAGAGGAAGAGGAATACGGGGCCACCTTTGTCAGCCTTGATCGCCTTCTCTCCGATTCGGACGTCATATCGGTCCACGTGCCTCTGAATGAGACCACAAGGCACATGTTCAACAGCAGTAGATTTGGCCTGATGAAGGACGGTGCCATATTCATAAACACGTCGAGGGGAGAGGTCGTTGTCGAGAAGGATCTCATAGAAGCGATCCAGAAAAAGGGCATACGAGCTGGCCTGGATGTATTTGAGCATGAGCCCCCGGATCCAAATTCTCCGCTGTTCAGATTGGAGAACACGCTGTTCTCGCCACACATAGCCGGAGTAACGGCGGAGAGCCAGATGCGCTTCTTCCGTGAGACGATAGCCAACGTCATGCGCTACATGCAGGGATACGATCCGAACTTCAGGGTGATCTGA
- a CDS encoding thiamine pyrophosphate-binding protein — MFGNPGTTEIPMIRDVTDYVLALHDGVAAAIAEGYAISSGRPSIVNLHTDLGVGNAMAYLITALKNRTPVIVTAGQQDQRHLAYSPLLSGNLYDLAGNFAKYRSEVRRASDIAYEMRKAYQIAAEPPRGPVFLSFPMDVMEQDGLYSGEGVAVSEYGIADDDDVNRIAQAINESENPAIIFGSEIDEFNAFSEAVEFARKVGCPVYSEPLGNRSSYISDDPQYAGELFPAAILINLQLMQHDLLVFIGSDITLYPYTTDTVLPEKRKIFVGLNNTRRMGETYIANPKTFLRKITPLVKKKNSYSAQKDYRKFTDAMRERKRMGYNYVSYRISKYFSDYTLVDEAISMSEPLRHYFGYRPHGYFTARSGQIGWALPASIGMAMDSPKVVSVIGDGSLMYSVQALWTARHYGIPLKMIVLRNGGYSILRSYAKSYYPEIKDADFLRPDPDVESILSSYGIDVNTADTDLRNLEWLRSGSDQKAIVVDVDRSIPNMF, encoded by the coding sequence ATGTTTGGAAATCCCGGGACGACAGAGATCCCGATGATCAGAGACGTTACCGATTATGTTCTGGCCCTCCACGATGGCGTAGCGGCTGCCATCGCTGAAGGATACGCGATTTCATCCGGAAGGCCGTCAATCGTGAATCTTCACACGGATCTGGGTGTGGGCAACGCCATGGCCTACCTCATAACCGCTTTGAAAAACAGGACACCGGTAATAGTCACCGCGGGCCAGCAGGATCAGAGGCATCTTGCATACAGCCCACTGCTTTCCGGTAACCTGTATGACCTCGCCGGAAACTTCGCGAAGTACAGATCCGAAGTGAGAAGGGCTTCGGACATAGCATACGAGATGAGGAAGGCATACCAGATTGCGGCGGAACCGCCTAGGGGCCCCGTGTTCCTCTCATTTCCCATGGATGTGATGGAACAGGATGGCCTGTACTCAGGGGAGGGGGTCGCAGTTTCTGAATACGGAATCGCAGACGATGACGATGTTAACAGGATAGCCCAGGCCATAAACGAATCCGAGAATCCCGCCATCATCTTCGGGTCTGAAATAGACGAATTCAACGCGTTCAGTGAAGCCGTGGAATTCGCAAGGAAGGTCGGATGTCCCGTATACTCAGAGCCGCTTGGAAACAGGTCGAGCTACATTTCGGATGACCCACAGTACGCCGGTGAGCTGTTTCCAGCCGCAATACTGATCAATCTTCAGCTCATGCAGCACGATCTCCTGGTCTTCATAGGATCTGATATAACGCTTTATCCGTACACAACCGATACAGTTCTTCCCGAAAAGCGCAAGATATTCGTGGGCCTGAACAACACGCGGAGAATGGGTGAGACGTACATAGCCAATCCAAAGACCTTCCTCAGGAAGATAACGCCCCTGGTGAAGAAGAAGAATAGTTACAGCGCTCAGAAGGATTACAGAAAGTTCACGGACGCCATGCGAGAGAGGAAGAGGATGGGCTACAATTACGTGTCATACAGGATATCGAAGTATTTCAGCGATTACACGCTGGTCGATGAGGCCATATCCATGTCAGAGCCGCTGCGCCATTACTTCGGTTACAGGCCCCACGGCTATTTCACGGCCAGGAGTGGCCAGATAGGGTGGGCGCTGCCCGCATCCATTGGCATGGCGATGGACAGCCCCAAGGTGGTATCGGTGATCGGGGATGGATCGCTGATGTATTCGGTGCAGGCGCTATGGACTGCAAGGCACTACGGCATACCGCTGAAAATGATCGTGCTCAGAAATGGTGGTTACAGCATACTGCGCAGCTATGCAAAATCGTATTATCCGGAAATCAAGGATGCCGATTTTCTGAGGCCGGACCCGGACGTTGAGAGCATATTATCGTCATACGGCATCGATGTAAATACCGCTGACACAGATCTCAGAAACCTGGAGTGGCTGAGATCCGGATCGGATCAGAAAGCGATTGTCGTCGATGTGGACAGATCCATACCGAACATGTTCTGA
- a CDS encoding Gfo/Idh/MocA family protein — MSVLLIGGNGFAKVHAETYRRLGIEFSVYDRNPQVLEMYRRDYGVRETYSDMAAALDADNDAVDIVLPHNLHYEVAMKAIEKGKHVLVEKPVTGRIDEAVKIINQAKKKRLKFMVAEQFYFDPSFRKALEIVQSGKIGDVRTVIVRDQQRYDAPGWRSRKNEMMGGSLIDGGVHFLEIFLDFGGQWKSISAHNYKGGTSIEGEDNTAALFTFENDVHGIFYYSWSYVEPPKLPAFEVIGTEGSVYEMKESSLMKPDNVRTVLNQPVLNGNIVSVEWKDVYESEIGGFLKSIEKDTEVPYPPANAIRNLETVLMMYGR; from the coding sequence ATGAGCGTTCTTCTCATAGGCGGCAACGGATTCGCAAAGGTTCATGCTGAAACCTACAGACGGCTCGGTATAGAATTTTCAGTGTATGACAGGAACCCACAGGTTCTGGAGATGTACAGGAGAGATTACGGTGTTAGGGAAACCTACTCCGACATGGCTGCGGCGCTGGACGCCGATAACGATGCCGTGGATATAGTTCTGCCCCACAACCTCCATTACGAGGTTGCGATGAAGGCGATCGAAAAGGGAAAGCATGTTCTGGTGGAGAAACCAGTGACGGGGAGGATCGATGAAGCGGTGAAGATCATAAACCAGGCTAAGAAGAAGCGTCTAAAGTTCATGGTGGCGGAGCAGTTCTATTTCGATCCGTCATTCAGAAAGGCCTTGGAGATCGTGCAGAGCGGAAAGATTGGAGACGTTCGCACGGTTATAGTCAGGGACCAGCAGAGGTACGATGCGCCGGGATGGAGGAGCAGAAAAAACGAGATGATGGGCGGGTCGCTGATAGACGGCGGTGTGCACTTTCTGGAAATATTCCTGGACTTCGGAGGCCAGTGGAAGTCTATCAGTGCACACAACTATAAGGGCGGCACATCCATAGAGGGTGAGGACAACACGGCCGCCCTCTTCACCTTTGAAAATGATGTGCATGGCATATTCTACTATTCATGGAGCTACGTTGAACCTCCAAAGCTGCCCGCTTTTGAGGTTATCGGTACTGAAGGATCGGTCTACGAGATGAAGGAATCGAGCCTGATGAAGCCGGATAATGTGAGAACGGTTCTGAATCAGCCGGTTCTCAATGGAAACATCGTCAGTGTTGAATGGAAAGACGTATACGAATCAGAGATAGGAGGCTTCTTAAAGAGCATAGAAAAGGATACGGAAGTGCCATATCCTCCCGCGAATGCAATAAGGAACCTTGAGACCGTCCTCATGATGTACGGTCGCTGA
- a CDS encoding N-6 DNA methylase gives MMTGKGKIEQRMLGMHFTPVEVFHRYIMPQIRDHLNDYLWVDMFCGEGNLILPMLDYIDRDRRGEFFRDHIMCFDIDESAVERSIENAMKYGIPQEMARRNIRTRDTLMDYPVLSGRYPVFHITNPPYLYLGYIRKRKDARRHQEYFEGQNDGYQDLYQIAMMNDLRHGIGNMIYIIPSNFFFSDAGTRKIREDFLKIYRIGSCYIFERRIFPSTGTNVMILSFQRSQSPVESIEFDAIRINKHEEKKRYVLRSENNFKPDNEYQDYIRAHFRPDHPVVKFYLTYDEIGKNPGNNRVVLVNSKEYRHGEYERETFSVNDDLYARIKSNPLYVRTVDKGTREGRSGIYSIIRDFGADGIFVKGPTYRTSPIQIFIDPPLSANEALKLMEIFNRTLNDLRERSDSDFMTTYKYSDSAAYVRKYLGLKQVRGIMSTISLEDLKDGASSTDL, from the coding sequence ATGATGACAGGGAAAGGCAAAATTGAACAGAGAATGCTGGGTATGCACTTCACGCCTGTAGAGGTCTTTCACAGGTATATAATGCCGCAGATCAGGGATCATTTAAACGATTACCTCTGGGTTGACATGTTCTGCGGAGAGGGAAACCTGATCCTGCCTATGCTTGATTACATAGACCGGGATCGAAGAGGAGAATTCTTCAGGGATCACATAATGTGTTTCGACATAGATGAAAGCGCAGTGGAAAGATCGATAGAGAACGCCATGAAGTACGGCATTCCGCAGGAGATGGCCAGAAGGAATATACGAACCAGGGATACGCTCATGGACTATCCCGTACTGAGCGGCAGATACCCGGTATTTCACATAACGAATCCCCCCTACCTGTATCTGGGATACATCAGGAAGAGAAAAGATGCCAGGAGGCATCAGGAATACTTTGAGGGCCAGAACGACGGCTATCAGGATCTCTACCAGATCGCCATGATGAACGATCTCCGCCACGGCATCGGCAACATGATATACATAATACCGTCGAACTTCTTCTTCTCCGATGCTGGAACAAGGAAGATAAGGGAAGACTTCCTGAAGATTTACAGGATAGGGAGCTGCTACATCTTCGAGAGGAGAATTTTTCCGTCCACCGGAACAAACGTTATGATACTGAGTTTTCAGCGTTCACAATCGCCTGTGGAAAGTATCGAATTCGATGCGATCAGAATAAATAAACACGAAGAGAAAAAGAGATACGTCCTTCGCAGTGAAAACAATTTCAAGCCGGACAACGAATATCAGGATTATATACGGGCACACTTCAGGCCTGATCACCCGGTGGTGAAATTCTACCTCACATACGACGAAATAGGGAAAAATCCTGGAAATAACAGGGTCGTGCTTGTCAACTCCAAGGAGTACCGGCACGGCGAATATGAAAGAGAAACCTTCAGCGTGAATGATGACCTCTATGCCAGAATAAAGTCAAATCCCCTTTACGTCAGGACAGTGGATAAGGGGACCCGGGAGGGCAGATCTGGCATATATTCGATCATCCGCGATTTTGGTGCGGACGGCATATTCGTAAAAGGACCGACGTACAGGACTAGCCCGATACAGATCTTCATCGATCCCCCGTTGTCAGCGAACGAAGCGCTGAAACTCATGGAGATCTTCAACAGAACCCTGAACGATCTCAGAGAGAGAAGCGACAGTGACTTCATGACGACGTACAAGTATTCGGATTCCGCTGCATATGTAAGGAAATACCTGGGCCTGAAGCAGGTAAGAGGCATAATGAGCACCATCTCCCTTGAGGATCTGAAGGACGGTGCGTCTTCAACTGACCTTTGA
- a CDS encoding DUF998 domain-containing protein, producing MERVSDNHMPPRSLALGGVIGPVITILFILIDVAVSPWFSWSRNALSDLGVHPYGYLFNSGLIIEGVLNIAFVISLKRIRTAGYVQALMIVSGLALALVGVFNEHFGYLHLIFALIYFVLFPISIIIASVRASLPAWIRVYGIAGSAAALAVIVIGIGFVFHFVTIKNVGLAVPEFIEAVLLAAWSISAGSIVYLKRGSYGSER from the coding sequence ATGGAAAGAGTTTCAGATAATCATATGCCGCCGAGGTCGTTGGCCCTCGGAGGGGTCATTGGCCCCGTGATAACCATACTGTTCATTCTCATCGATGTAGCCGTGAGTCCATGGTTCTCATGGTCAAGAAACGCCCTGAGCGACCTGGGCGTTCATCCCTACGGCTACTTATTCAATTCCGGCCTGATAATTGAAGGCGTCCTCAACATAGCCTTCGTCATATCGCTGAAAAGGATACGGACCGCGGGATATGTCCAGGCACTGATGATCGTCTCCGGCCTTGCGCTGGCACTGGTCGGCGTTTTCAACGAGCACTTTGGCTACCTGCACCTGATCTTCGCGCTGATCTACTTCGTCCTCTTTCCCATATCGATAATAATAGCCAGCGTTCGCGCATCGCTTCCCGCATGGATCAGGGTCTACGGCATCGCCGGATCTGCCGCTGCTTTAGCCGTGATCGTGATAGGCATAGGCTTCGTCTTTCACTTCGTCACAATAAAAAATGTCGGCCTTGCCGTGCCTGAATTCATAGAGGCGGTTCTTCTGGCCGCATGGTCCATATCGGCAGGCTCAATCGTATACCTGAAACGTGGAAGCTATGGCAGTGAGCGGTAA
- a CDS encoding ScpA family protein, translating to MNVEEIIEDLIVQASDEDQAEYYRDLERSIKSKKVVDPSKAAIIKILEMCADGLIDPWNVDLTKFSQIMIRFTEGGSIDFQFAGRALAEAWSVLRRKSDWTAKDEAPEENEIPEEYGDEMPEEVQPVDVTPVITVPFRRPVSLIEVIDQVRHNIARRQPVRQRALPVSFSIERLNSESPEEQLERVIGIIEGYPSDTMRMSDVWGKSRRDQASFFLYSLFLYHDGRIEMMQETPDSDIIIRKIH from the coding sequence ATGAACGTGGAGGAGATAATAGAGGACCTCATAGTGCAGGCCTCAGATGAAGACCAGGCGGAGTATTACCGGGATCTGGAGCGGTCTATAAAATCGAAGAAGGTCGTCGATCCGTCCAAGGCAGCAATCATAAAGATACTGGAGATGTGCGCCGACGGCCTAATCGACCCGTGGAACGTGGATCTGACCAAATTCTCGCAGATAATGATCAGGTTCACTGAGGGCGGCAGCATCGATTTCCAGTTTGCGGGCAGGGCGCTTGCCGAGGCCTGGTCTGTGTTGCGCAGGAAATCGGACTGGACAGCTAAGGATGAGGCCCCGGAAGAGAACGAAATTCCAGAAGAATACGGCGATGAGATGCCGGAAGAGGTTCAGCCTGTTGACGTTACGCCGGTCATAACGGTACCTTTCAGGAGGCCCGTTTCGCTCATAGAGGTCATAGACCAGGTTAGGCACAACATCGCCAGAAGACAGCCCGTCAGGCAGAGGGCGCTTCCGGTTTCGTTTTCCATAGAGCGGCTGAACAGCGAGAGCCCGGAGGAACAGCTTGAGAGGGTCATTGGCATCATTGAAGGATACCCGTCCGATACCATGCGCATGTCGGATGTATGGGGAAAGAGCCGCAGGGACCAGGCATCATTCTTCCTTTATTCGCTCTTCCTGTACCATGACGGGCGGATAGAGATGATGCAGGAGACCCCTGACAGCGACATCATAATACGCAAGATCCATTAG
- the smc gene encoding chromosome segregation protein SMC, with protein MSSYIERIEAHNFKSFRRKKVINFTKGLNVISGPNGSGKSNIGDMLLFVLGTKSIHAVRADRLSDLVSKGSGNECSVSVTFRSDDGRSLVIERRLVIEDEPKSYYYVNGVRSRLSEIDETLASMGINFGTYSFVLQGDINDFISYSGQERRKLIERISGVDQFDSEIERVKADIEAVSRNMEINQTIIDEKRQNLERLRTEKEKKERYDALLKRKRDVEYTEILNRKNAMERQKRTIEGQISDLTKEIAQLEERRSDLEKRSEAIRIRREDVAKRIDDLTSGEMNRVKTDLHSVEVDIAKIRGIIDEKNRNMEKLEETIAKYESERDSTDREIEDLDRQIEEKAKRKRALEDRYADLKKRYDDLFSRAQAEAVDAAETRRKSKEYQEKIDGLGREIEELKAAGSQMNADLAVLLQKKAALEERKEDLDLKIRTSEWKAKETSEDMGKYSRKYYDLKAKYDQINDRISDLKSEISEKEASAKIASSRVPEYVRNVKMLEESVEGVIGLVRDLISYGEKYVKAVESAGGGRLNAVVVKDDAVAKECIQILKDRKISPMTFLPLNKMRDPPAQRDVGKISKDPGYLGILMDFVDFEDQYRSAVYYAIRDTILVQDIDAGRRLMGIFRLVTLDGDIFDPGGSITGGYRNYASDYASALRMQHDLEGMKIQLSSLMDDRSRIKREMDQAFSEMSEASRRTGEIMKEQEMLKKEAERSREELKQVMDDISSTDRAIADKKRMIDENEKVIEQKTLDLHKYQEALNDLYDRIDPEFFKNIGDLSNEINEVRSEIDAVASELNQITSRRDILSSERKHLEDQMIDTKLQENSIAAEIDDLNGKKRELEEKAKKYQYALNDLEGRYGNLSAQVREADKQIREMENGINDAKASIDLKNDLMNDLKVKAGILEGNLSSIERELSSYSGCEAVIGDLQAMRQEIERAIMDLGEINNAAPQQYEDALKDLDDYEKKHEKLMEEKKALEETTAMLNEKKREVFVKTFTDISEKMNYVYGIINGGTAKLIMIGSDPLTSSVEVSVTPKDKATVKIQALSGGEKSVAALSFITAVQILMPSSIYFLDEVDMYLDAYNAENMIKMISQNAGEAQTIVISLKSLVFSYASNAIGVTSVNGESFVFNGHFDGSPEAAP; from the coding sequence TTGTCGTCGTACATCGAGAGGATCGAGGCGCACAATTTTAAGTCATTCCGCAGGAAGAAGGTCATAAATTTCACGAAGGGCCTCAACGTCATAAGCGGCCCGAACGGCAGCGGCAAGAGCAACATAGGCGATATGCTTCTCTTCGTCCTCGGAACAAAGTCCATACACGCTGTCCGGGCGGACAGGCTATCGGACCTTGTGAGCAAGGGATCCGGAAACGAATGCAGCGTCTCCGTCACGTTCAGGAGCGACGACGGCAGATCGCTGGTCATAGAGAGGAGGCTCGTCATAGAGGATGAACCGAAGTCGTACTATTACGTCAACGGGGTCAGATCCAGGCTCTCGGAGATTGATGAGACCCTGGCCTCCATGGGCATAAACTTCGGGACATACAGCTTCGTGCTTCAGGGGGATATAAACGATTTCATCTCTTACAGCGGCCAGGAGCGCAGGAAGCTCATAGAGAGAATATCCGGCGTGGATCAGTTCGACAGCGAGATTGAAAGGGTCAAAGCTGACATCGAAGCCGTCAGCAGGAACATGGAGATAAACCAGACGATAATAGACGAGAAGAGGCAGAACCTGGAAAGGCTGCGAACGGAAAAGGAGAAGAAGGAGAGGTACGATGCGCTGCTGAAGAGAAAGCGGGACGTGGAATACACGGAGATACTGAACAGGAAAAACGCTATGGAAAGGCAGAAGCGCACCATAGAGGGGCAGATCTCCGATCTCACGAAAGAAATAGCACAGCTTGAAGAACGCAGATCGGATCTTGAAAAGCGTTCCGAGGCTATCAGGATCAGGAGGGAAGATGTTGCGAAAAGGATAGACGACCTGACAAGCGGCGAGATGAACAGGGTGAAGACGGACCTTCATTCCGTCGAGGTGGATATAGCGAAGATACGCGGTATCATCGATGAAAAGAACAGGAATATGGAGAAGCTGGAGGAGACCATAGCGAAGTATGAAAGCGAAAGGGACAGCACGGACCGCGAGATCGAGGATCTGGACAGGCAGATAGAGGAAAAGGCGAAGAGGAAGAGGGCACTGGAGGATCGCTACGCCGATCTCAAGAAGAGATACGATGACCTTTTCAGCAGGGCTCAGGCCGAGGCCGTGGATGCGGCGGAGACCAGGAGAAAATCGAAGGAATACCAGGAGAAGATCGACGGGCTGGGCAGGGAGATAGAGGAACTGAAAGCGGCAGGATCGCAGATGAACGCCGATCTTGCTGTTTTGCTGCAGAAGAAGGCCGCACTGGAGGAGAGGAAGGAGGACCTTGATCTGAAGATCAGGACATCAGAGTGGAAGGCAAAGGAAACGTCTGAGGATATGGGCAAGTACAGCAGGAAGTACTACGATCTCAAGGCCAAGTACGATCAGATAAACGACCGCATATCCGATCTGAAGAGCGAGATCAGCGAAAAAGAGGCATCGGCCAAGATCGCATCAAGCAGGGTGCCGGAGTACGTCAGGAACGTAAAGATGCTTGAGGAGAGCGTCGAAGGCGTGATCGGCCTCGTCCGCGATCTGATATCGTACGGCGAAAAGTACGTTAAGGCCGTGGAAAGCGCTGGCGGAGGCAGGCTTAATGCAGTGGTCGTGAAGGACGATGCTGTCGCTAAGGAATGCATACAGATCCTGAAGGACCGGAAGATATCGCCTATGACGTTTCTTCCGCTGAACAAGATGCGGGATCCACCGGCACAGAGGGATGTGGGCAAGATCTCAAAGGACCCGGGATACCTCGGCATCCTCATGGACTTCGTCGACTTCGAGGATCAGTACAGATCGGCCGTGTATTATGCAATACGTGACACGATACTGGTCCAGGACATCGATGCCGGCAGGAGGCTGATGGGAATATTCCGCCTTGTGACGCTTGACGGCGATATATTCGATCCCGGCGGATCCATAACCGGCGGTTACAGGAATTACGCCTCGGACTACGCATCAGCCCTGAGAATGCAGCATGATCTCGAGGGCATGAAGATCCAGCTCTCCTCGCTGATGGATGATCGATCCAGGATAAAGAGGGAGATGGACCAGGCATTCAGCGAGATGAGCGAGGCTTCCAGGAGAACCGGAGAGATCATGAAGGAGCAGGAGATGCTGAAGAAGGAGGCGGAGAGGTCAAGGGAAGAACTCAAGCAGGTCATGGACGATATCTCAAGCACAGACAGGGCGATAGCAGACAAAAAAAGGATGATAGACGAAAATGAAAAGGTGATCGAACAGAAGACGCTGGATCTGCACAAGTATCAGGAGGCTCTGAACGATCTGTACGACAGGATCGACCCGGAGTTCTTCAAGAACATCGGAGACCTCTCAAACGAGATCAACGAGGTGCGTTCCGAGATCGATGCCGTTGCCAGCGAACTGAATCAGATCACCAGCAGGAGGGACATACTCTCCAGCGAAAGAAAGCATCTGGAGGATCAGATGATCGATACGAAGCTCCAGGAGAATTCAATCGCAGCTGAGATCGATGACCTCAATGGAAAGAAGAGGGAACTCGAGGAGAAGGCGAAGAAGTATCAGTACGCACTGAACGATCTTGAGGGCCGCTACGGCAATCTTTCGGCACAGGTCAGGGAGGCCGATAAGCAGATCAGGGAGATGGAGAACGGCATAAACGATGCCAAGGCATCCATCGATCTGAAGAACGATCTCATGAACGATCTGAAGGTCAAGGCGGGCATACTGGAAGGGAACCTGTCATCGATCGAGAGGGAACTGTCATCGTACAGCGGCTGCGAAGCCGTGATCGGAGATCTGCAGGCCATGAGGCAGGAGATCGAAAGGGCCATAATGGATCTCGGCGAGATAAACAATGCTGCACCGCAGCAGTATGAGGATGCGCTGAAGGATCTCGATGATTACGAGAAGAAACATGAGAAGCTCATGGAGGAGAAGAAGGCCCTGGAGGAGACCACAGCCATGCTCAACGAGAAGAAGCGCGAGGTGTTCGTGAAGACGTTCACCGACATAAGCGAGAAGATGAACTATGTGTACGGCATAATAAACGGGGGCACCGCAAAGCTGATCATGATCGGTTCCGACCCGCTGACATCATCGGTGGAGGTGAGCGTAACTCCAAAGGACAAGGCAACGGTGAAGATACAGGCACTGAGCGGAGGCGAGAAGAGCGTTGCCGCACTTTCATTCATAACAGCGGTGCAGATACTTATGCCCAGCTCGATATACTTCCTGGACGAGGTGGATATGTACCTGGATGCCTACAATGCCGAGAACATGATCAAGATGATAAGCCAGAACGCGGGTGAGGCACAGACGATAGTGATATCGCTGAAATCACTGGTTTTCAGCTATGCGTCCAACGCCATAGGCGTGACCAGCGTCAACGGCGAGTCGTTCGTGTTCAACGGCCACTTCGACGGTTCTCCGGAGGCTGCACCATGA